The Pantoea phytobeneficialis genome has a segment encoding these proteins:
- a CDS encoding transporter substrate-binding domain-containing protein, protein MKFARLALLSGLTGTLLAGLSSAHAATDPIKPTASDFAAMAQCKTLQTKYPSLKGKDLVVGLGGYTKGFEAPSEKDPSIIEGLDPSLFERISSCLGAKHSYQNGSFNVLLTSIASGRADIGPMLYVTDERLKQIAFVASVQVQDGSVVAKGNPKKINSVDDLCGKTVAAAAGTYEANKLVPEQSAKCTAAGKPEVSMLMVQNTDNSIQAVKSGRADVYLTEAGSARAIAKADGTLDSAFTVDLPIMVGFPIAKDNATLRSAVLDAMKVIQESGAQKKLLDYWGQGSSAERPVVARG, encoded by the coding sequence ATGAAATTTGCACGCCTCGCTTTGTTATCTGGCCTGACCGGCACTTTGCTGGCTGGCCTGTCCAGCGCCCATGCGGCCACTGATCCGATCAAACCCACCGCCAGCGACTTCGCCGCCATGGCGCAGTGCAAAACGCTGCAAACCAAATATCCGTCACTAAAAGGCAAAGATCTGGTGGTTGGCCTTGGTGGCTACACCAAAGGGTTTGAAGCGCCGTCAGAGAAAGATCCCAGCATCATTGAAGGTCTTGATCCTTCGCTGTTCGAACGTATCAGCAGCTGCCTCGGCGCAAAACACAGCTATCAGAACGGTTCGTTCAACGTGCTGCTGACCTCCATCGCCAGTGGCCGTGCTGATATCGGCCCGATGCTGTACGTCACCGATGAACGCCTGAAGCAGATCGCCTTCGTTGCGTCGGTACAGGTGCAGGATGGTTCCGTGGTCGCCAAAGGTAACCCGAAGAAAATCAACAGCGTTGATGATCTGTGTGGCAAAACCGTCGCCGCTGCCGCTGGCACCTATGAAGCCAACAAACTGGTGCCAGAGCAGAGCGCCAAATGCACCGCCGCCGGGAAACCGGAAGTCAGCATGCTGATGGTGCAGAACACCGACAACAGCATCCAGGCAGTGAAAAGCGGTCGTGCCGATGTTTACCTGACCGAAGCCGGCTCAGCCCGTGCCATCGCCAAAGCTGATGGCACGCTGGACAGCGCCTTCACCGTGGATCTGCCGATTATGGTGGGCTTCCCGATTGCCAAAGATAACGCCACGCTGCGCAGCGCGGTGCTGGATGCCATGAAGGTGATTCAGGAAAGCGGCGCACAGAAAAAACTGCTCGATTACTGGGGCCAGGGCAGCAGCGCCGAACGCCCGGTGGTTGCACGCGGTTAA
- a CDS encoding amino acid ABC transporter permease/ATP-binding protein has product MDDFLKYLTLPYLWQGAVIAVELLVGALAGGIVIGFFLALASTSKYLFIRLPVKIYIYTLRGTPVLLQLILLYNVLPEFGLRFSPFTSALLALMINETAFCAEIIRGGIMATDRDQSMAAQAFGYSRTKEMIHVVIPQALRAILPTMGNETVGLLKSTSLASVVGVNELTMRGQAIVSQNFLFIPVLVASGGIYLILSTLLAGGQWWMEKFYNLDERARRARARLASLPQDADITPMHLPKRRWDTQTAAPVLEIDNLCVEYAGKTVLNDLSLTVRRGEVVVLLGRSGSGKSTLLKSILALTPRLKGTIQTEGHFMGTDANGKPLAQRHLPVNRAKSGIGIVFQHFALFDHLTALENVMSILLRVQGAQPEVARAKAMRALKMVGLGDFAASLPHELSGGQKQRVGIARALAAEPQILLFDEPTSALDPELVREVNQTMRSLAQTGITMIISTHDIAFAAGVADRVVFLQNGALIEEGPPAILKNPTTPAFATFLEHENATEAQHANA; this is encoded by the coding sequence GTGGATGATTTCTTAAAATATTTAACCCTGCCTTATCTCTGGCAGGGCGCCGTGATCGCAGTTGAACTGCTGGTCGGCGCGTTAGCGGGCGGCATTGTGATTGGTTTTTTCCTGGCACTGGCCAGCACCTCTAAGTATCTGTTTATTCGCTTACCGGTAAAGATTTATATCTATACCCTGCGCGGCACCCCGGTGCTGCTGCAACTGATCCTGCTGTACAACGTGCTGCCGGAATTTGGCTTGCGCTTCAGTCCGTTCACCAGCGCGCTGCTGGCATTGATGATTAACGAAACCGCCTTCTGCGCCGAAATCATTCGTGGCGGCATTATGGCAACCGATCGCGACCAAAGCATGGCGGCGCAGGCGTTTGGTTACTCGCGCACCAAAGAGATGATCCATGTGGTGATCCCGCAGGCATTGCGCGCCATCCTGCCGACGATGGGCAACGAAACCGTTGGCCTGCTGAAATCCACCTCGCTGGCCTCGGTGGTGGGCGTCAATGAACTGACCATGCGCGGCCAGGCGATTGTGTCGCAAAACTTCCTGTTTATCCCGGTGCTGGTCGCTTCCGGCGGTATCTATCTGATCCTCTCCACGCTGCTGGCTGGTGGTCAGTGGTGGATGGAGAAATTCTATAACCTCGACGAACGCGCCCGTCGCGCCCGCGCCCGACTGGCATCGCTGCCGCAGGACGCCGACATCACGCCGATGCACCTGCCGAAACGCCGTTGGGATACGCAAACCGCCGCGCCGGTACTGGAAATCGATAATCTGTGCGTCGAATACGCCGGGAAAACCGTTCTGAACGACCTGTCGCTCACCGTGCGTCGTGGTGAAGTGGTGGTACTGCTGGGCCGTTCTGGTTCCGGTAAAAGTACGCTGCTGAAATCGATTCTGGCGCTGACGCCGCGCCTGAAGGGCACCATTCAGACCGAAGGGCATTTTATGGGCACCGATGCCAACGGTAAGCCGCTGGCGCAGCGTCACCTGCCCGTTAACCGCGCCAAATCAGGCATCGGCATTGTGTTTCAGCACTTCGCCTTGTTCGATCACCTCACCGCGTTGGAAAACGTGATGAGCATTTTGCTGCGCGTCCAGGGTGCGCAGCCGGAAGTGGCACGCGCCAAAGCAATGCGCGCACTGAAAATGGTCGGCCTTGGTGATTTTGCGGCTTCGCTACCGCATGAATTGTCCGGCGGGCAGAAGCAACGTGTCGGCATTGCCCGCGCCCTCGCCGCCGAACCACAAATCTTGCTGTTTGATGAACCGACCTCGGCGCTCGATCCCGAACTGGTGCGAGAAGTGAACCAGACCATGCGCAGCCTGGCGCAAACCGGTATCACCATGATCATCAGCACCCACGATATTGCTTTTGCCGCTGGCGTCGCTGATCGCGTGGTGTTTCTGCAAAACGGCGCGCTGATTGAAGAAGGGCCACCAGCGATCCTGAAAAACCCGACCACGCCAGCCTTTGCCACTTTCCTTGAACACGAAAACGCCACGGAGGCGCAGCATGCTAACGCCTGA
- a CDS encoding ABC transporter substrate-binding protein — MHHLIFNQGDASESRIYYCAHYLAESLGLYAAQRLKVSFTTSESGGHTIQGGQVPAVLSREADLTLGGPMVVMKHYQQHGAELQCFCASVAANPWFLAAARPQPDFQLRDLRGKRVLDVGNVGTASLTFRWLLAQHGLLEDVSILPGSGNAEDDFATVATGEVDYALHAMHALAPAITRGQLASVISLAGLCGRVPWSAYIARSDVLHEKAEAFAAFATATQQALAWIAQHDATRLAERVKPWYPDYRFAALVSGLAAYQQAQVFAPDSRIPRAEFDHFSQLLGAIGWLDPSQPVPYDALVTQAGAES, encoded by the coding sequence ATGCATCACTTAATTTTCAATCAGGGCGATGCCAGCGAATCACGGATTTATTACTGCGCCCACTATCTGGCAGAAAGTCTCGGCCTGTATGCCGCGCAGCGGCTGAAAGTCTCCTTCACCACCAGCGAATCCGGTGGACATACCATTCAGGGCGGCCAGGTGCCTGCGGTGCTGAGTCGTGAGGCTGATTTAACCCTCGGCGGCCCGATGGTGGTGATGAAGCATTACCAGCAGCACGGTGCCGAGTTGCAGTGCTTCTGCGCCTCGGTCGCCGCCAACCCGTGGTTTCTCGCGGCGGCCCGACCCCAGCCCGATTTTCAACTGCGCGATTTACGTGGCAAGCGGGTGCTGGATGTGGGTAACGTCGGCACCGCCAGCCTGACCTTTCGCTGGCTGCTGGCCCAACATGGCCTGCTGGAGGATGTCAGCATCCTGCCCGGCAGCGGCAATGCCGAAGATGACTTTGCGACCGTGGCAACGGGCGAGGTGGATTACGCGTTGCACGCCATGCATGCGCTCGCGCCTGCCATCACCCGTGGACAACTGGCGAGCGTGATCAGCCTGGCGGGCCTGTGCGGCAGGGTGCCGTGGAGCGCCTATATCGCCCGCAGCGATGTACTGCACGAGAAAGCAGAAGCCTTTGCCGCCTTTGCTACGGCAACACAGCAGGCGCTGGCGTGGATCGCGCAGCATGACGCCACTCGCCTCGCTGAGCGGGTGAAACCCTGGTATCCCGATTATCGGTTTGCTGCGCTGGTCAGCGGGCTGGCGGCCTATCAGCAAGCACAGGTGTTTGCGCCGGATAGCCGCATCCCGCGCGCCGAATTTGACCACTTCAGCCAGTTACTCGGCGCTATCGGCTGGCTCGATCCTTCTCAGCCCGTACCTTATGACGCGCTGGTGACCCAGGCAGGAGCAGAATCATGA
- a CDS encoding GntR family transcriptional regulator: MAGKSTRNKNSAPLALEEQTENSWNAARPRTLVDHAVDAILSAASRGLILPGDRIAEPDLVAKLGMSRVPIREALRILESQGIVTSEPYKGIRLMEISHQRLEQIIDVRIPLETLACRRAIEAGRNSAAQLTQLYQGVAAMQMMMQHEDVYGFASADTDFHRTLCSFAQNPVLSNLWESIARQLTVIFGLSTMGKSMSDIIEEHQRLINVFAEGDIAKMTDEIENHIRIQALDVDYETIISQRRQQRSSAG; encoded by the coding sequence ATGGCAGGAAAGTCGACCCGTAATAAAAACAGCGCCCCACTGGCACTGGAAGAACAGACCGAAAACAGCTGGAACGCGGCGCGCCCGCGTACCCTGGTCGATCATGCAGTAGATGCCATTCTTAGCGCCGCCTCCCGAGGCCTGATTCTGCCCGGGGACCGCATTGCCGAGCCGGACCTGGTGGCGAAACTTGGCATGAGCCGCGTCCCTATCCGCGAGGCGCTGCGCATTCTCGAAAGTCAGGGCATCGTGACCAGCGAACCGTACAAAGGTATTCGCCTGATGGAGATCTCCCATCAACGGCTGGAGCAGATTATCGATGTGCGAATTCCACTGGAAACGCTGGCCTGCCGCCGGGCGATTGAAGCCGGGCGCAACAGCGCCGCGCAGCTCACCCAGTTGTACCAGGGCGTCGCCGCTATGCAGATGATGATGCAACACGAGGATGTGTATGGCTTTGCCTCAGCGGATACCGATTTCCATCGCACGCTGTGCAGCTTTGCCCAGAACCCGGTGTTGAGCAATTTGTGGGAGTCGATTGCGCGCCAGCTTACGGTGATTTTCGGCCTCTCCACCATGGGCAAATCGATGAGCGACATTATCGAAGAGCATCAGCGGCTGATTAACGTGTTCGCGGAAGGCGATATCGCCAAAATGACCGACGAGATTGAAAACCATATCCGCATTCAGGCTCTGGATGTGGACTACGAAACCATTATTTCGCAGCGCCGACAGCAACGTTCCAGCGCCGGTTGA
- a CDS encoding acyltransferase, which produces MSQKIYWIDNLRAIACLMVIVIHTTTWYITGPLAVTGISWDVANLLNSVSRVCVPLFFMISGYLFFGERSAQGRHLLRIVLCLLFYSAVALAYITWLTPISEGRSLLKLLQKPVFYHLWFFFAIIGIYLLSPLIQVKNVPPRYVALLVVVLVVLANPNTINQSVGSFHWLPVNLYVSGDTIYYLLYALLGRAIGCMDTEKRGITGLAALAFIACVAGIALGTKQMLRINGAFNDTWYLYCGPLVFIAAISVLILSKNVLNRRSLPILATIARYSLPIYGFHALFIHFLRTNHYDDMAQPWIDLPWVFGVTLIGSLLLAMLLKRVDKHHLVS; this is translated from the coding sequence ATGTCGCAAAAAATTTACTGGATCGACAACTTACGCGCCATCGCCTGCCTGATGGTGATCGTCATTCATACCACCACCTGGTACATCACCGGGCCGCTGGCGGTAACCGGCATCAGTTGGGACGTCGCCAACCTGCTCAATTCCGTTTCGCGCGTCTGCGTGCCGCTGTTCTTTATGATCTCAGGCTATCTGTTCTTTGGTGAGCGCAGCGCACAAGGCCGGCATTTGCTGCGAATCGTGTTGTGCCTGCTGTTCTACAGCGCGGTGGCGCTGGCGTATATCACCTGGCTGACGCCGATCAGCGAAGGGCGGTCGCTGCTGAAATTGTTGCAGAAGCCGGTGTTTTATCACCTGTGGTTTTTCTTTGCGATTATCGGTATTTACTTGCTGTCACCGTTGATTCAGGTAAAAAATGTGCCACCACGCTATGTCGCGCTACTGGTGGTGGTACTGGTGGTGCTCGCCAATCCCAATACCATCAACCAGTCGGTTGGCTCGTTCCATTGGTTGCCGGTCAATTTGTATGTCAGCGGCGACACTATTTATTACCTGTTATACGCGCTGTTGGGACGGGCGATTGGCTGTATGGACACAGAAAAACGCGGCATAACCGGGCTGGCGGCGCTGGCGTTTATTGCCTGTGTGGCGGGGATTGCGCTCGGCACCAAACAGATGCTGCGCATAAACGGAGCCTTCAATGATACCTGGTATCTCTACTGCGGGCCGCTGGTGTTTATTGCCGCCATCAGCGTGCTGATCTTGAGCAAAAATGTCCTCAATCGCCGTAGTTTGCCAATTTTAGCCACCATAGCGCGTTATTCCCTGCCCATTTACGGCTTTCACGCGCTGTTTATCCATTTCCTGCGCACCAATCATTACGACGACATGGCACAACCGTGGATTGATCTTCCCTGGGTGTTTGGCGTAACGCTAATCGGCAGCTTGTTACTGGCGATGTTGCTTAAACGGGTAGATAAACATCATCTGGTGAGTTGA
- a CDS encoding mandelate racemase/muconate lactonizing enzyme family protein has protein sequence MKITNVEAFYLRLPVIEQRTDSSQDALLIKITTDAGITGWGEVDGSPYVTKAIIEAPYSHTMVTGLKSLLIGENPLETGRLWKKMHRATIYYGRSGAVLQAMAGIDIALWDIKGKALGKPIVELLGGALRDKMRVYSSNMFQFSVADTVARAKHAIDTGHTGVKFGWEPFGTDEALDLRYLEALRREMGDSVDLMLDVGHVWDAKTTIRRGQRYEHLNLFWIEEPLHPDNYAGYGQVSTACQQHIAAGEQECSVVGFQRLIDEGGIDIVQIDLTRTGFTQAMEIASYAHSRGRKVCNHNFTTDINTAASLHFLCAIENALVMEYCVEPGEISRSLAKNPVRIADGYAWLPSEPGLGVEPNEAVIEKFLVRD, from the coding sequence ATGAAGATTACCAACGTCGAGGCGTTTTACCTGCGCCTCCCGGTCATTGAACAGCGCACCGACAGTTCACAGGATGCGTTGTTGATTAAAATCACCACCGATGCCGGGATTACCGGCTGGGGCGAGGTGGATGGCAGCCCCTATGTCACCAAAGCCATCATCGAAGCCCCCTATTCCCACACCATGGTCACCGGCCTGAAATCGCTGCTGATCGGTGAAAACCCGCTGGAAACCGGACGGTTGTGGAAAAAAATGCATCGCGCCACCATCTACTATGGCCGCAGCGGTGCCGTGTTGCAGGCGATGGCGGGCATTGATATCGCGTTGTGGGATATCAAAGGTAAAGCGTTGGGTAAACCGATTGTCGAGCTGCTGGGCGGCGCGCTGCGCGACAAAATGCGCGTCTACTCCTCGAATATGTTCCAGTTCAGCGTGGCCGACACCGTGGCGCGAGCGAAGCACGCTATCGATACCGGCCATACCGGGGTGAAATTTGGCTGGGAGCCGTTTGGCACCGATGAAGCGCTGGATTTACGCTATCTGGAAGCGCTGCGCCGCGAGATGGGCGACAGCGTGGATCTGATGCTGGACGTCGGCCATGTATGGGATGCCAAAACCACCATCCGTCGTGGTCAGCGTTATGAGCATCTGAACCTGTTCTGGATTGAAGAACCGCTGCACCCGGACAACTACGCCGGTTACGGCCAGGTCTCGACAGCCTGCCAGCAGCACATTGCGGCAGGCGAACAGGAGTGTTCAGTGGTGGGCTTCCAGCGCCTGATCGACGAAGGCGGTATCGATATTGTGCAGATTGACCTGACGCGCACCGGCTTTACCCAGGCGATGGAAATTGCCAGCTATGCGCACAGTCGCGGTCGTAAGGTGTGCAATCACAACTTCACCACCGATATCAACACCGCCGCCTCGCTGCATTTCCTGTGCGCGATTGAGAATGCGCTGGTGATGGAATATTGCGTCGAGCCGGGTGAGATCAGCCGTTCGTTGGCGAAAAATCCGGTGCGCATCGCTGATGGCTACGCCTGGTTGCCTTCAGAACCCGGCCTGGGCGTGGAGCCGAACGAAGCAGTGATCGAAAAATTCCTCGTGCGTGATTAA
- a CDS encoding D-2-hydroxyacid dehydrogenase, which yields MHIHIENDANGPDALQLPVELLRQRLETHPQLRSHFTLTENSDATHSATFLANADILWAGRKLALDQFAAPRLSWVQVMSAGVEQWLPHLPQGVTLTNASGVHGDKGAEFILMAALMFNFGIPGFLQDQAQRLWRPSFGGCARGKTVLLLGVGGIGSAAARLLTAQGYRVVGVTRSGECSAPVERCISIDAIDEVLPQVDVLVSTLPLTAQTRRLLDRRRLDLLPKRAGIVIVGRADVFDYNAMREKLNAGELAGAVLDVYPQEPLPTDDPLWHTPGVVMTPHCSLDDHAAYLEGCLEVFIDNLVRFRSGRALRNQVDVARGY from the coding sequence ATGCATATCCATATTGAAAACGATGCCAACGGCCCGGATGCACTGCAACTCCCCGTTGAACTGCTGCGTCAGCGGCTGGAGACACACCCGCAACTGCGGAGCCACTTCACGCTGACCGAAAACAGCGACGCCACGCACAGCGCCACCTTCCTCGCGAATGCCGACATTCTGTGGGCCGGGCGCAAGCTGGCGCTCGACCAGTTCGCAGCCCCTCGCCTCAGTTGGGTACAGGTGATGTCAGCGGGTGTCGAGCAGTGGCTGCCTCATTTGCCACAAGGCGTGACGCTGACCAACGCCTCGGGAGTACATGGCGACAAAGGCGCGGAATTTATTTTGATGGCAGCGCTGATGTTTAACTTCGGCATCCCTGGATTTCTTCAGGATCAGGCCCAGCGGTTATGGCGTCCGAGCTTCGGTGGCTGTGCGCGGGGCAAAACCGTGCTGCTGCTGGGTGTGGGCGGCATCGGCTCCGCAGCGGCCCGGTTGCTGACGGCACAGGGTTATCGCGTGGTTGGCGTCACGCGCAGCGGCGAATGTAGCGCTCCGGTGGAACGCTGCATCAGCATCGATGCCATCGATGAAGTGCTGCCGCAGGTGGATGTGTTGGTATCAACGCTGCCACTGACGGCGCAAACCCGCCGGTTATTGGATCGTCGCCGTCTCGACCTGCTGCCGAAGCGGGCGGGGATTGTGATTGTTGGTCGCGCCGATGTGTTTGATTACAACGCGATGCGCGAGAAGTTAAACGCGGGCGAACTGGCAGGCGCGGTACTGGATGTCTATCCGCAGGAACCGCTCCCCACTGACGACCCGCTGTGGCACACCCCCGGTGTGGTGATGACGCCGCACTGTAGCCTCGACGATCACGCCGCTTACCTTGAGGGTTGCCTTGAGGTGTTTATCGATAACCTGGTGCGCTTCCGCAGTGGTCGGGCGTTGCGTAATCAGGTGGATGTCGCTCGCGGATATTAA
- a CDS encoding alpha-hydroxy acid oxidase, with protein MLTPELPFERAARERLGEPLFRYMQGLPADAFGDENDANHLALRRFRLLPRVLQGNESIDTHITLMNQTWAAPIGVGAFAGDRIFHEEGLLPIARACKRLQLPLVISEETVTPLAQIGAEYDRCWLQLRAAGEVARIKALIDQAAESHFKAIVLTVLAPVHPVAGLQPGGFSVGDALKQRGWHTIGGTQPGVEPLPAFPVWRWQQIDEVATHCADRGLPLLLKGVLHHDDAAPAAAHGVSGLIASNIGLRQSARWVTPVDQLPDLQAVTRLPLLLDGGIRSGSDAVVARCLGATLSLSVRPVITALVTGGETAVFDLLSGWINAISAISHWCGVSDMGALNGSFVTEARD; from the coding sequence ATGCTAACGCCTGAATTACCGTTTGAACGCGCGGCGCGCGAGCGCCTCGGCGAACCGTTGTTTCGCTATATGCAGGGGCTACCGGCGGATGCCTTTGGCGACGAAAATGATGCCAACCATCTGGCGTTGCGCCGTTTTCGCCTGCTGCCGCGCGTGTTGCAGGGCAACGAAAGCATCGACACGCACATCACCCTGATGAACCAGACATGGGCTGCTCCCATTGGGGTTGGAGCCTTTGCCGGGGACCGTATTTTCCATGAAGAAGGTTTGCTGCCGATTGCCCGCGCCTGCAAACGTCTGCAACTGCCGCTGGTGATCTCCGAAGAGACGGTGACGCCGCTGGCGCAGATTGGTGCGGAGTATGACCGCTGCTGGCTGCAACTGCGCGCAGCAGGTGAGGTCGCGCGGATCAAAGCGTTGATTGACCAAGCGGCAGAAAGCCACTTTAAAGCAATCGTGCTGACGGTGCTGGCACCGGTCCATCCGGTCGCTGGCCTACAACCGGGTGGGTTCTCGGTCGGCGATGCATTGAAACAACGCGGCTGGCACACCATCGGCGGCACGCAACCCGGAGTGGAACCCCTGCCGGCGTTTCCGGTATGGCGTTGGCAACAGATTGATGAAGTGGCAACGCACTGCGCCGATCGCGGTCTGCCGCTGCTGCTGAAAGGCGTGTTGCATCATGATGATGCCGCCCCGGCAGCGGCGCACGGCGTGAGTGGCCTGATCGCCTCCAACATCGGCCTGCGCCAGAGCGCGCGCTGGGTGACACCGGTCGATCAGTTACCCGATTTGCAGGCGGTGACGCGCCTGCCACTGCTGCTGGATGGCGGTATCCGCAGCGGCAGCGATGCCGTGGTCGCACGCTGCCTCGGTGCAACCTTATCACTGAGCGTGCGCCCGGTTATCACCGCGCTGGTCACTGGCGGAGAGACAGCGGTGTTTGACCTGCTTTCCGGCTGGATCAACGCCATCAGCGCCATCAGCCACTGGTGCGGGGTCAGCGACATGGGCGCGCTCAACGGCAGTTTTGTCACGGAGGCGCGTGACTGA
- the allB gene encoding allantoinase AllB, whose amino-acid sequence MKQLIINGLVVTESGAAPADLLIEAGKISGILTPGAYDGTVDNLIDASGLIVLPGAIDVHTHFTGSHDFPEQELREGTRGAAAHGVTTIVEMPHSLPPATSLASFTAKRSWLAENCSVDYAMWAGLDGRNVHELAALDQAGALAFKAFLCSGAPNGDATDAKGLPRLDDDGLLRAMRELATFDGLIGVHAENHDILIGAGSELRRAGRKDIRAHALAGPEIAEIEAVGRVLAIAAETGARCHIVHVSSARAAETIIAAKETVRASFETCPHYLILDEEDLVRIGPNARCGPPIRPRPVVDALWQVLLRGDIDMIASDHCPYTPEQKLAGEFSIWDAGMGLTGVETLSPMFFSAAHIDRGLPLTEFARMTASGPAKAFRLWGKKGAIAPGFDADLVFYDASQSWTVSGENFQGLGKWSAFEGMRCQGKVVRTLIRGVTVYQDSQIQVEPGFGQFVTRQA is encoded by the coding sequence ATGAAACAGTTAATTATCAACGGCCTGGTCGTGACAGAAAGCGGTGCCGCACCGGCAGACCTGTTAATCGAAGCGGGAAAAATCAGTGGCATTCTGACGCCAGGTGCTTACGACGGCACGGTGGATAACCTGATTGATGCCAGCGGTCTGATCGTGCTGCCGGGAGCGATTGACGTACACACCCACTTCACTGGCTCGCATGATTTCCCCGAACAGGAGCTGCGCGAAGGCACACGCGGCGCGGCGGCGCATGGCGTGACCACTATCGTCGAAATGCCCCACTCGTTACCGCCCGCCACGTCGCTCGCCAGCTTTACCGCCAAACGCAGTTGGCTGGCTGAGAATTGCTCGGTGGATTACGCCATGTGGGCCGGGCTGGATGGTCGCAACGTCCACGAACTGGCCGCGCTGGATCAGGCGGGCGCACTGGCATTCAAAGCCTTTCTCTGTAGCGGCGCGCCGAATGGTGATGCCACGGATGCGAAAGGGTTACCGCGCCTTGACGATGACGGCCTGCTGCGCGCCATGCGTGAACTGGCGACCTTCGACGGTTTGATCGGCGTGCATGCCGAGAACCACGACATTCTGATTGGCGCAGGTAGCGAACTACGCCGCGCCGGGCGTAAAGATATCCGCGCCCATGCGCTGGCCGGGCCAGAAATTGCCGAGATTGAAGCGGTAGGACGCGTGCTGGCGATTGCCGCAGAAACCGGCGCGCGCTGCCATATCGTCCATGTCAGCTCGGCACGCGCCGCCGAAACCATCATCGCCGCCAAAGAGACCGTGCGCGCCAGCTTCGAAACCTGCCCGCACTACCTGATTCTTGATGAGGAAGATCTGGTGCGCATCGGTCCCAATGCCCGCTGCGGCCCGCCGATTCGTCCACGTCCGGTCGTCGATGCGCTGTGGCAGGTGCTGCTGCGGGGCGATATCGACATGATCGCTTCCGACCATTGCCCCTACACGCCGGAGCAGAAGCTGGCCGGTGAATTCAGCATCTGGGATGCCGGTATGGGCCTGACCGGGGTGGAAACCCTCAGCCCGATGTTCTTCAGCGCGGCGCATATCGACCGTGGCCTGCCGCTGACCGAATTTGCCCGCATGACCGCCAGCGGTCCGGCCAAAGCCTTCCGACTGTGGGGCAAAAAAGGGGCCATCGCGCCGGGCTTTGATGCCGATCTGGTGTTTTACGACGCCAGCCAGAGCTGGACGGTGAGCGGGGAAAATTTCCAGGGGCTGGGCAAATGGAGCGCATTTGAAGGCATGCGCTGTCAGGGTAAAGTGGTGCGCACGCTCATTCGTGGCGTCACCGTTTACCAGGATTCCCAGATACAGGTTGAACCTGGCTTTGGTCAGTTCGTGACCCGTCAGGCATAA
- a CDS encoding GlxA family transcriptional regulator: MPQPVFFLTLPGVMVLDLTGPAETFQLAGGHFSLHYIGPEASVLGSTHMTISNIAPLPERLPANSLLVVPGVHDSRTCYDTPAATLARDWLRQQRADIEAQRITLVCVCSGSLLAAQAGLLDGVLCTTHHEVLPRLQAAAPAARVKENRVFIEDGGIWTSAGITAGIDLALHLINRLCGARQALAVAREMVVWFRRSGDDPQLSPWLRYRNHLHPAIHRAQDVMIAHPEHDWSLPALAERAHVSERHLTRLFRQHLGISVREYHEQLRLVIARQRQQQGEAAEKAALAAGFSSARQLRRARERWDDQLTR; the protein is encoded by the coding sequence ATGCCGCAACCCGTATTTTTCCTGACGTTACCCGGCGTTATGGTGCTTGATCTCACCGGCCCGGCCGAAACCTTCCAGTTGGCTGGCGGTCACTTCTCGCTGCATTACATCGGCCCGGAAGCCAGCGTGCTCGGCTCCACCCACATGACCATCAGCAATATCGCGCCACTGCCCGAACGGTTACCGGCTAACAGCCTGTTGGTGGTGCCCGGTGTGCATGATTCGCGTACCTGCTATGACACCCCGGCGGCGACGCTGGCGCGTGACTGGCTGCGGCAGCAACGGGCGGATATTGAAGCCCAGCGCATCACCCTGGTCTGTGTCTGCTCCGGTTCATTGCTGGCGGCACAGGCGGGATTGCTGGATGGTGTGCTGTGCACCACCCATCATGAAGTGCTGCCGCGTTTGCAGGCGGCGGCCCCGGCGGCGCGGGTAAAAGAGAATCGCGTATTTATTGAAGATGGCGGCATCTGGACCAGCGCCGGGATCACCGCGGGTATTGATCTCGCGCTGCATCTGATTAACCGGCTATGCGGAGCGCGTCAGGCGCTGGCGGTGGCACGCGAGATGGTGGTGTGGTTCCGCCGTTCCGGTGATGATCCGCAACTCTCGCCGTGGCTGCGCTACCGTAATCACCTGCACCCGGCGATTCATCGCGCGCAGGATGTGATGATTGCCCATCCTGAACATGACTGGTCATTACCGGCACTGGCCGAGCGTGCCCACGTCAGCGAGCGGCATCTGACGCGTCTGTTCCGCCAGCATCTCGGCATCAGCGTGCGCGAATATCACGAGCAATTGCGGCTGGTGATTGCCCGGCAACGCCAGCAACAGGGCGAAGCTGCGGAAAAAGCCGCGCTGGCGGCCGGTTTCTCTTCTGCACGACAGTTGCGTCGTGCCAGGGAGCGCTGGGACGATCAACTCACCAGATGA